The segment CTTGCCCGACTTCGAGTAGCCCGCGGCCAGGTAGCCGGCGAGGAACGCGGCCTGGTGGGTGGCGAACTGCATCGGGTAGACGTTGTCACCCGAGCTGCCGCTGTCGACGATGCCGAACTGCGAGTCGGCGCTCTCGCCCGCGACCTTCTTGGTGGCGTCGCCCATCAGGCCGCCGACCGCGAGGATGAAGTTGCACTTCTTGCTGACCGCGCCACGGAGGCCGGGCTCGTAGTCCGCCTCGGACGACGAAGCCGTGTACGAGGTCTTGATGTTGCTCTGCTCACCCTTGGCGGCCTCGAGGCCGGCCCAGGCGGAGGCGTTGAACGACTTGTCGTCGATGCCGCCGAGGTCGGTGACCATGCAGGCCGCGTACTCCGCCGCGGCGGAGCTGCCACCGGTCGGGGTCTCGTCAGGGGCGTCGCCACAGGCAGCGGCAGCGAGCGTCAGCCCACCTGCCGCGAGAATCGCCACGATCCGCTTCCCACGTACTGGGCGCAAGACGCCCTCCTTCCACTGCTCACCGAATCCGTACGGTGAATCTCAGGTCGGCAGCGTAGCCGTGGCCAAACGCCCCGGCAGAGGATCGTTCCGGACTGTTCGCGCACCGTTACCTGGTTGCAATCCCAGGTCCCGGTCGAGACGTTTCTGTATCACGTTGTACGCCCGGGAAACGGGCAACCCGGATATCATGCGGCTCTTCGAAGGCGCGGGTGGCCAGCGCACTGTTATCAGCACCTTAACAGTCGTTAATGCCAAAAAGGCTGATTCAGCGCGACAAATGAATCGCGCACCGCTTAGTGATCGCCGCGCGGCCCAGTGTGCCTGATCCAGATGTTCTGGCCCACCGGGGCGGTCTTGTCGTCCGCCGACAGGTCCACCACCCGGCCGTGCGGGCTGGTCGCCGCCCAGGCCGCGCCGAACAGCAGCAGCTGGTTGAAGACGTACAGGTAGACCAGGGCGCCGACGGCCGAGCCGACCAGCGCGTACGCCGGATTGCGCTCGACGAGAGCGACGAACGAGCGGCCCACGGTGTTGAGCAGCATGATGCCGATGCCGACCTGGAGCACCGGCGGCGCCATCCGGCGGGCGGTCATCCGCAGCCGCGGCACCGCGGCCAGCAGGGCCGCCGCCAGCAGCATGTTCACGCCCAGGGTGAGCACCCAGCTGACGATCGAGAGGACCGTGGTGAATCCGCCCCCGGCCAACCAGTGCAGCAGCCGTTCCAGGCCGTAGACGGCGAGCTGGGAGAGCGCCAGCAGGAGCAGGACGCCGATCAGCACCACCAGGTCGACCACCTGACGTACGCCGATGTAGCCGGGCTGCTCCCGCAACTGCCAGATCAGGCGCTGTGAGGAGCGGATCGACTCGACCCAGCCGATGCCGGTGAACGTCAGGCCGAGGATGCCCACGATCCCGACGGTCTTCTTGCTGTCGACGATGGCCTGCACGTCCAGGAAGGGCAGGTTGTTCGCGAGGAAGTCGACGACCAGGTCGAACAGCTCGTTGTTGTTGGTCAGCAGGATGCCGAAGACCGAGTACCCGATGAGCAGCAGCGCGAAGATCGCGAAGAAGCCGTAGTAGGCGATCGCCGCGGCCAGCCGGCCACCTTGGACGTCCTCGTAGCGCAGGATCGCCCGGCACAGATGATCGAAGTACGGCGACCGGTAGCGCAGCGCCATGATCCGGGCCTCAGCCGCGTCATAAGCCCGGTCGATCGGATTCACCGGCAGACCGTAACCGACATCACGCCGAACGAGGGCTCAGCCGAGCGGGAAGTCCCGCCGTGGGCGCCACGGGCCTTCTCCGCCGTGCGAGAACAACGTGAAGTAGCCGACCTCGAAGCTGGCCGAGAATCCGGCCAGATCCTCGAAGACCGCGTCCAGCGACTCCGGTGGCACTTCCTGCGCGACAGTGACGTGCGGGTGATACGGGAACCGGGTGTCCCGCCGCACGTCCTCCGACCGTGTGATCGCCTCGGCCAGCAGCTCACACTCGCTGATGCCCCTTGCCAGCGTCACGAAAACCACCTCGGTGACCGGCCGGAAGGTGCCGGTCCCGCGCAGGTGGATGACGAACGGCGGCTGCGCCGAGGCGATGGCCTCGAGATGCTTCTCCACCGCCGGCAGCGCGTCGGTCGCCACCTCGGTCGGGCCGAGGAGGGTGACGTGTGCCGGCGTGTAGGCGGCCTGCGGATCGCCGGCCTCGGCACGCCGGCGGGTCAGCATCGAACCCCAGGGTTCCGGGATGTCGATGGCCACGCCGATGCGCGTGCGGGCCGGTACCGGTTCGGGCACCGCGGTCAGGCCCCGCGGGCGGGGCTGACGAAACCCACGTTCTGGTACGCGTGAGCCAGCGTCACCGCGGACACGGCGCGCGCCTTCTCGGCGCCGATCGCGAGCACCTTGTCGAGCTGCGCCGGATCGTCGAGGTACGCCTTCGTCCGCTCCTGGATCGGCTTGACGAACTCGACCAGCACCTCGGCGAGGTCCTTCTTCAGGTCGCCGTAACCGCGTCCGTCGTACATCTCCAGCAGTTCGTCTATGGCCCGGTTGGTGAGCGCCGCGTAGATGGTCAGCAGGTTGCTGATGCCCGGCTTGTTCTCCTCGTCGTAGAGGATCTCCCGGCCGGTGTCGGTGACCGCCGACTTGATCTTCTTGGCCGAGCGCGCCGGGTCGTCCAGCAGCTCGATGATGCCGTTCGGCGAGGAGGCCGACTTCGACATCTTGCTCGTCGGGTCCTGCAGGTCGGTGATCTTCGCGGTGTCCTTCACGATGTACGCCGAGGGCACGTTGAAGGTTTTGCCGTACCGGGTGTTGAACCGCTGCGCGAGATCCCGCGTCAGTTCCAGATGCTGCCGCTGGTCCTCCCCGACGGGAACCTGGTCGGCCTGGTAGAGCAGGATGTCGGCGGCCTGCAGGATCGGATAGGTGAAGAGGCCGACGGTGGTGCTGTCCTGGCCGGCTTTGGCCGACTTGTCCTTGAACTGCACCATCCGGCCGGCCTCGCCGAAACCGGTGATGCAGCTGAGCACCCAGCCCAGCTGGGCGTGCTCCGGCACGTGCGACTGGACGAACAGGGTGCAGCGGTCCGGGTCCAGCCCGAGCGCGAGCAATTGCGCGACGGAAACGCGAGTACGGTTACGGAGAGCAACCGGGTCATGCCCCATGGTGATCGCGTGCAGGTCGACCACGCAGTAGAAGGCGTCGTGCGTGTCCTGCATCGACACCCAGTTGCGTACGGCGCCGAGGTAGTTGCCGAGGTGGAAGGAGTCGGCGGTCGGCTGAATGCCGGAGAGCACACGCGGGCGGCGGGCAGCGTCGGACATGGGCGCCATTGTGTCAGCACCGCCCGGGATACCGCGAATCCCCCACCGGTTCGTGCCGATGTTCGAACCTGTTGACTTATGAGCGTTTATGAGAAATTCTGAAGTCGTCAGTTTAGCGAAAGGGCCTGAGTCGTGAAATTGCTCGTCACCGGTGGCGCCGGCTACGTCGGCAGCGTGACCAGCAGGCTGCTGCTGGACGCCGGCCACGAGGTCGTCGTCCTCGACAATCTCCGCACCGGCTTCCGCGAGGCGGTGGCCCCCGACGCCACCTTCGTCCAGGCGGACATCGCCGACGCCGCTCAGGTGCTGACGCCGGACGCGGGCTTCGACGCGGTGCTGCACTTCGCCGGCCTGATCGCAGCCGGCGAGTCGATGGCCAAGCCGGAGCTCTACTGGCACGAGAACGTGGTGAAGTCCCTCGCCCTGCTGGACGCGATCCGCGCCGCCAAGGTGCCCCGCGTGATCTTCTCGTCCACCGCCGCGGTCTACGGCAACCCGGTCGAGCTGCCCATCACCGAGTCCGCGATCAAGGCTCCCACCAGTACGTACGGGTCGACCAAGCTGACCTTCGACCTGGCGCTGACGTCCGAGACGTTCGCACACGGGCTGGCCGCCGTCTCGCTGCGCTACTTCAACGTGGCCGGCGCCTACATCCACGACGGGCACGAGATCGGCGAGCGGCACGACCCGGAGACCCACCTCATCCCGATCACGCTGCAGGCCGCCGCCGGCAAGCGGGAGAAGCTCCAACTCTTCGGCGACGACTATCCCACCGCCGACGGCACCTGCGTCCGCGACTACATCCACGTCGAGGACCTGGCCCGGGCCCACCTGCTGGCGCTGGACGCCACGGTGGCCGGCGAGCACAAGATCTACAACCTGGGCAACGGCAACGGCTTCTCCAACCGGCAGGTGGTCGAGGCGGCTCGCGAGGTCACCGGCGCCGCGATCCCGGTCGAGATCGCCCCGCGGCGCGACGGCGACCCGGCCACCCTGGTCGCCGCCTCCGACCGGGCCCGCGCGGAGCTGGGCTGGGTGCCGCAGAAGAACACGCTGCAGGCGATGATCGGCGACGCCTGGACCTTCTACCGCAAGCACGTGGCATGAGCGCCTCCGAGGCTTTCCAGGAGGCGTACGGTGTGGAGCCGGCCGGGCTGTGGGCGGCGCCCGGCCGGGTCAACCTGATCGGCGAGCACACCGACTACAACGACGGCTTCGTGCTGCCCTTCGCCCTGCCGCAGCGCACCGTGGCGGCGGTCGGGCCGGCGCCGGACGACCGGTGGTCGGTCTGCTCCACGCTGACCGGCGAGCCGGTGACCTTCGGGATCACCGAGCCGGGCGAGGTGACCGGCTGGGGGGCGTATGTGGCGGGCGTGGTCTGGGCGCTGCGCGACGCCGGTTTCGACGTGCCGCCGGTCCGCATCGCGATCGACTCCGACGTGCCGCTCGGCTCCGGTCTGTCCTCGTCGGCCGCCCTGGAGTCGGCCGTGCTCACCGCGCTGGTCGACCTCGGCGGGCTGGACCTGCCGGTGGAGAAGCGGCCCGCGCTGGCCCAGCGCGCGGAGAACCTCTACGTCGGCGCGCCCACCGGCATCCTCGACCAGTCCGCGTCCATCCGCTGCCAGGCGGGCCGGGCGCTGTTCCTCGACTGCCGCACCTACCAGGTCGAGCAGATCCCGTTCGACCTCGCCGCCGAGGGCCTGGCCATCCTGGTGATCAACAGCAACGCGCCGCACCAGCACGTCGACGGGGAGTACGGCGCTCGCCGCAAGTCGTGTGAGGCGTCCGCCGCCGTCCTGGGCGTGGCCGCCCTGCGCGACGTGGGCGTGGACGAGCTGCCGGCCGCGCTGGAGCGGCTCGACGACGACGTGCTGCGCAAGCGCACCCGGCACATCGTCACCGAGAACCAGCGGGTGCTGGACACCGTCACCCTGCTGCGCTCCGGCCGGGTCCGGGAGATCGGCCCGCTGCTCACCGCCTCGCACGCCTCGATGCGCGACGACTTCGAGATCACCGTGGCGCAGGTGGACGTGGCCGTGCAGGCCTCGCTGGAGGCGGGGGCGTACGGCGCTCGGATGACCGGCGGCGGGTTCGGCGGCTGCGTGCTGGCCCTGGTGGACAGCGACCGGGCGGAGGCGACCGCCACCGCGGTGGCCGAGGCGTACGCCGAGCGGGACTTCACCGCCCCGACCAGCTGGGTGGCCGTCGCCGGTCCCGGCGCAACCCGGCTGTAACGCTTCGAGCAGCCCTGCGGCGGGTATGGCACGTCCCATGACGACCGAGACCGACCCGCCGCAGGACCAGCCCCGGGAGACGAACGAGCCCAACGAGTTCGGCTTCGGCGGGGAAGGCACCGCCCCGCAGCCCGAGCCGACCGGTGACGTCGACGGCGAGAGCGTCGCGATCCCGTCCGGGGACCTCACCGGCGCCATCACCGAGGCGATCGAGGAACGGCTCTCCGACGACGGCGACTGAGCCTTTCGGGCCCCTCGCTGCCACCAATCCGAGGGGTGCCGTCGGCCTTTCGCCTGATCACCCGCAGGAGCGAGACCAGAGGCTCACCGGACGGGCACGCGGTTATGGTGTCCGGCATGGGGGTCAGCCCACCGCACCTGCGCGATGACACCGCGCAGGGTGTCGCAGTCAGCGTCGATGCCGGTGACGACGCTGTCGTCTCCGTTCTGACGGTGCGGGGCTCCTGGGACGCGCCGCTGCGCTACCACACCTCGGTGACGCTGCGCCGATGCTTCACCGAGCATCCCGACGGCCTGATCGTCGACCTCGCCGGCCTGCTCGACCCCCACAGCGAAAGCGCCTCGACGTGGGTGACCGCCCAGCACGTCGCCGCCGGCCTGGAGCCGCCGGTGCACTTCGCCCTCTGTGTGCCCCCGGACCTGCCGCTGGCCGACCGGATGCAGGCGCTGGGGGCCGGCCGTTTCCTGCCGGTGTACGCGAAGGTCCGTCAGGCCCGGGTGGCCCTGGCCGGCCGGATACCCGGCACCGAGCGGGTGGCTGTGACCCTGCTGCCCGACCCGGACGCACCGAGCGTGGCCCGCAACCTGGTCGGCGACGCCTGTCTGCAGTGGGGCCTCGGGCACCTGCTGTATTCCAGCCGGCTGGTGATGTCCGAACTCGTGACGAACGCCGTCGAGCACGCCCGCACCGAGATCCGCGTGGTGGTGACCCGGCGTGGCGCCGGTCTGCACCTCTCGGTCGGCGACGGGGATCCCGTCCTGCCGCAGATGATCAGGCTGACCCGGCCGCGCCCGGACGTGCCGCTCGACGTACGCGGTCGCGGCCTGCGGACCGTGCACGAGACGGCCACGCTGTGGGGCGCCATGCTGGCCGAGAACGGCAAGGTGGTGTGGGCGACGATCCGGGCCCGTGACGAGGACCCGGATCGGTCGTCCCGCTAGGCGCTAGCTGGCCTCGATGATCATCCCGGCGCCGACGGTCCGGTTGGTGGTCTCGTCGATCAGGATGAAACCGCCGGTGGTCCGGTTACGCCGGTACTCGTCGGCGAGCAGCGGCACGGTGGTGCGCAGCCGGACCCGGCCGATCTCGTTGAGCGCGAGCTCGTTGGCCGACTCGTCGCGGTGCAGCGTGTTCACGTCGAGCCGGTACTGCACGCCGCGGACCACGGTCCGGGCGGTACGCGTGGTGTGCTTGATCGCGTACTTGCCGCCGACCCGCAGCGGGGCCGTCTCGTCCATCCAGCAGATCATCGCCTCGACGTCCTGAGCCGGCGTCGGGGCGTTGTGCGGACGGCAGATCATGTCACCGCGCGAGATGTCGATCTCGTCAGTCAGGCGGACCGTCACCGACATCGGCGGGAAGGCCTCGTCGACCGGGCCGTCGGCGGTGTCGATCGACGCGATCGTGCTGGTCATCCCGGACGGCAGGACCATCACGTCGTCGCCGGGCTTGAGGATCCCGGAGGACACCTGGCCGGCGTACCCGCGATAGTCGGTGACCGTGGTCGACTGCGGACGGATCACGTACTGCACCGGGAACCGCACGTCGACCAGGTTGCGGTCGCTGGCGATGTGCACGTGCTCCAGGTGGTGCAGCAGGGACGGGCCTTCGTACCAGGGGCTGTTCTCCGAGCGGGTGGCGATGTTGTCACCGTTGAGCGCGGAGATCGGGATGATGGTCAGGTCCGGGGCGTCGAGTTTCGCGGCGAACGAGGTGAACTCGTCGGCGATCCGCTCGAAGACCTTCTGGTCCCAGTCGACCAGGTCCATCTTGTTGACGCACAGCACCAGGTGCGGCACCCGCAGCAGGCTGGTCAGGAACGCGTGCCGGCGGGACTGCTCGACCAGGCCCTTGCGGGCGTCGACCAGGATCAGCGCCAGGTCGGCGGTGGAGGCGCCGGTGACCATGTTCCGGGTGTACTGAATGTGCCCCGGGGTGTCGGCGATGATGAACTTGCGCCGCGGCGTGGCGAAGTACCGGTACGCCACGTCGATGGTGATGCCCTGCTCGCGCTCGGCGCGCAGGCCGTCGGTGAGCAGCGCGAGGTTCGTGTACTCGTCGCCGCGGGACGCGCTGGCGCTCTCCACGGCCTCGAGCTGGTCCTCGAAGATCGTCTTGGTGTCGAAGAGTAGGCGGCCGATCAGGGTCGACTTGCCGTCGTCGACGCTTCCGGCGGTGGCGAACCGCAGCAGGTCCATGCCACGCGAGGCGGCGGCGTCAGGCTGGATGACTGCCTGGCTCATCAGAAGTAACCCTCTCGCTTGCGGTCTTCCATCGCGGCCTCGGAGACCTTGTCGTCGCCACGGGTGGCGCCGCGCTCGGTGATCCGGGTGGCAGCGACCTCGTCGATCACCTTGTCCACCGTGTCGGCGTCGGAGAGCACGGCCGCGGTCTGCGACGCGTCACCGACCGTCCGGTACCGCACCCGGCGGACCTCGGAGGTCTCGCCGTCGCGCAGCCGGATGAACTCGTTGACCGCGTAGAACATCCCGTTGCGCTCGACGACCTCGCGGTCGTGGGCGTAGTAGATGCTCGGCAGCGGGATCTTCTCCTTGGCGATGTAGTGCCAGACGTCCAGCTCGGTCCAGTTGGAGAGCGGGAACACCCGGATCGACTCGCCCGGGTGGTGCCGGCCGTTGTAGAGCGCCCAGAGCTCGGGCCGCTGGTTCTTCGGGTCCCACTGGCCGAACTCGTCGCGGAAGCTGAACATCCGCTCCTTGGCCCGGGCCTTCTCCTCGTCCCGGCGGGCGCCGCCGAAGAGCGCGTCGAAGCGGTACTTCTCCACCGCGTTCAGCAGCACCGGCGTCTGGATCCGGTTACGGGTGCCGTCCGGCAGCTCGCGGACCAGTCCGGTGTCGATCGCCTCCTGCACGCTGGCGATCACCAGGTTCAGGCCGAGCGTGGCCACCCGGCTGTCCCGGTACTCCAGGACCTCGGGGAAGTTGTGGCCGGTGTCGACGTGCATGACCGGGAACGGGATGCGCGCGGGGGCGAACGCCTTCTCGGCGAGACGCAGCATCACGATCGAGTCCTTGCCGCCGGAGAAGAGCAGCACGGGGCGCTCGAACTCGGCCATGACCTCCCGCATGACGAAGATGCTCTCGGCTTCGAGAGCATCGAGATGCGAGACGCGGTAGGGCTTCGTCTGGCTCATGGGTTCAGTCCCCAGACCTTTCGGGGTTATCGGCCGGTTTCCGGTTCGTCATTGTTGCGGAAGATGCCGCTGTAGCGCAGCAAGCAACCGAGGAGCGAGATCTTTGCGACAGACGACGAGGTCGGGAAGCTTGGGATCGGCTTCGTTGTAGCTCAACGGTGAGCCGTCGATACGTGACGCGTGCAACCCCGTGGCCAATGCCACAGCAACCGGAGCGGCCGAGTCCCACTCGTACTGTCCGCCGGCGTGCACGTAGGCGTCCGCCTCGCCGCTGATCACCGCCGCGATCTTCACACCGGCCGAGCCCATCGGCACCAGCTCGGCGCCGAGCTCCTCGGCGAGCGTGGTGACGAACGCGGGCGGACGGGTCCGGCTGGCCGCGATCCGGATCGCGCCGCCGGTCGCCGCCTCCAGCGGCATCGGCGGGTAGGCCGGCGGTTTGTCGGTGGCCAGGGTGCGGTGCTGCGCGGGCATCGCCACCGCGCCGGCCGCGAGACAGGACGGGTTCGACGAGTCGGCGGTCCAGAGCGCCACGTGTACGGCCCAGTCGGTGCGGCCCTCCTCGGAGAACTCCCGGGTGCCGTCGAGCGGGTCGACGATCCAGACCCGCGAGGCGCCGAGCCGGTCCGGGCGGACCGTGGTGCTCTCCTCACCCTCCGGCCAGGCGACCCGGGCGTGCTCGTCCTCCTCGGAGAGCACCGCGTCAGCCGGACGCCAGCGGGCCAGCTCAGCCCGGAGAAGGTCGTGCGCGGCCTGGTCACCGGCGGCCTTGAGAGCCTTCGGGTCGGCGTACCCCATCTCGTTGCGAACCTGGAGAAGCACCTGGCCGGCGCGGTCGGCCAGCCAGCGGGCGAACGCGGCGTCGATCACCGGCGGTGTGCCGTTCTCGCCGGCGTCCCGCTGACCAGCAATGCGTGCCGACGTCTTCGTCTGCTCGCCCATCGTCTAGCTCCTCACTTCGCCTCTCGGCAGCCAGCGACCTTCAGTACGCTCCGGATGACCGCGCCACCGCGGTCACCGTCCTGAGCAGGATCACCAGATCCAGGCTCAGGGACCAGTTCTCGACATAGCGAAGGTCGAGCCGGACCGCCTCCTCCCAGGAGAGGTCGGAGCGCCCGGAGACCTGCCACAGGCCGGTCATGCCGGGCTTGACCGCCAGCCGGCGCCGCACATCGTCGGCGTAGGCGGCAACCTCCGTCGGCAACGGCGGCCGTGGACCGACCAGCGACATCTGCCCCAGCAGGACGTTGAGCAGCTGCGGGAGCTCGTCCAGCGAGAACCTGCGCAACCACCGTCCGACCGGGGTGACCCGCGGGTCGTCGCGGATTTTGAAGAGCACACCGTCGTGCTCGTTGAGGTGCCTCAACTCGCTCAGGCGAGCCTCGGCGTCGATATACATGCTGCGGAACTTGAAGATCCGGAAATGACGGCCGTCACGTCCCACGCGCACTTGCCGAAAGAGTACCGGGCCACGCGACGTAAGGCTCACGCAGAGCGCCACGCCCAGGAGCACCGGACCGAAAAGGATCAGGAGCAGGAGCGCACCTGCACGATCGACCACGTCCTTGACCAGGCGCGATCCGCCATGCAGCCGGGGATGTTCGACGTGCAGCATGGGCAGGCCGTCGAACGGCCGGATCGTGGTACGCGCACCGGCCACATCGACCAGCGCGCTGGCCACCACGAGGTCCACCTCGTCCCGCTCGAGCTGCCAGGCCAGCCGGCGTACCGCGGCACCGTCCAGTTCGGGGCAGCTGGTCACCACGACGGTGTCCGCGTCCGCCTGCTCCACCGCGCTGGCCACGTCGTCGAACGTGCCGTAGACGGTCAGATCGGTCACGCCGATCCCGTCGGCGCCCGGTGGCAGGCAGGCGCCGACCACCTCCAGACCGTGATAGCGCTCGCGGCGCAGCTGCCGGGTGATGCCGATGACCGACAGCTCGTGGCCGACCACGATCACTCGTCGGAGGTTCTCGCCGTGTGCCCGGGCGAGATGCAGCCGCTTGCGGAGCACGAACCGGGCCACCACGACGGCGGCTATCGCGACCGGCAGAGCGACCAGAACGTACGAGCGGGCCAGGTCCAGATCGAGGGCGTAGGACACGACCGAGGCGCCCGCAATCAGGCTGACCCCACCGCGGATCACCCGTTGGTACTCGTCGCTGCCGACGAAGAGATAGCGCCGCTCGTACGCCCGGAAGAAGGCCAGCACGACCAGGAGCGCGGCCGGGAGCAGCGCGGAGAGGATCAGGTACCCGCGGTTGTACGCGGTCACCCCGTCCCCGAAGCGGATCATGAAGGTCACGACTCCGGCGACCACCCCGGCGACCAGGTCGCAGAGGACGAGCGCCCAGACGTACCGGCGTTCCCAGAGCTGCCGCCGCGACATCGCCGCATGCCGGCCGCGGGCCCGCACGAACGGGCGGTTGGCCGCACGGGCGGCCTGCGAGCGGCTGGGCCGGGTGGACCAGTGCCGCTCCATCGCATGATTGCGGGCCGGGTCGGGGGCGGATCGTACGTTGCGGGGCGCGGCGTTGCGCTCTCCGGCGCCGGCCGGTGGCGGGCTCAGCGGCGCCACCGGGCCGGGAATCTGGTTGAGTGCCGGTCCCCGGCGCGGCGGTCGCTGCGGCCCCTGGTTCGCCGGGGGATGATTCGCCAGGCCGTACCCGGGCGACGGATCCGGCCGGATTCCGGCCGGGCCCGCCCGGTGCTCAGCCGCAGTTCGGCGGGCCGGCTCAGGCCGGATCACCGGCAGGACCGCCGTCGGCTCGGTCAACGCGCCCGCCCGGTCCTCGGACACGTCCTGCGACATCCCTCGAACCTCCCCGTCCCGTCGACCGGCGCACCGATTGCGTGCGTCCGTGTGACCAACGGATGGACGGTGGAGCGCGTCACGGGATGACTAGGCGGACAAAACGACCCAAACGGATTCTTTGTTTCGTCCCACGAAGATCAATTGCCGTGGTATTTGTTCTGCGCCCACTCGACACCCTCGAGAACGATCGCCTCGACGACGTCGGCTGCCCGATCCACCAGGAAGTCCAGTTCCTTGCGCTCCACTGCGGAGAAGTCGGAGAGCACGTAGTCCGCCGGATCCTGCCGGCCCGGCGGGCGGGAGATCCCGAACCGCACCCGCGCATATTCCTTGCTGGCCAACGACTTCGACATCGAGCGCAGCCCGTTGTGCCCGCCCTCGCCACCGCCACGTTTCGCCCGAACCTGTCCGAACGGCACATCCAGCTCATCATGCACCGCGATCACATTCGACACAGGCACTTTGAAGAACTGCGCCAGCGACACCACCGGGGCGCCGGACAGGTTCATGTAGGTCAGCGGCTTCACCAGAATCAGCCGCGGACCACCGAAGCCGAGCCTGCACTCCGCAGCCTCCGCCTGCGCGCGCTTCGCCCGGCCGAACTTGGCACCGGTACGGGAAGCCAGCAGATCAGCCACCATGAAGCCCACGTTGTGCCGGTTCCCGGCGTACTCCCGGCCCGGGTTGCCCAGGCCGACCACCAGCCACGGCGCCTCGTCGCTCAAAACTTCGCCTCCCACATACGCATTCAGGGAAAGTGCCGTCCGGCACTTTCCCTGATAGCTGGCTTACCGCTGCTGCGCGACTGATTTACTCCGCAGTCTCGCCCTCGGCGGCCTCGCCGCCCTCGCCCGCCTCGTCCTCGGCCGGCGCGACGGTCTGGGCCGCGCTGACGACCGCGAGAACGGTCTCCGGGTCCACCGCGAGCTCGGTGCCGCGGGGCAGCTTCACGTCGCCGGCGGTGACGTGCGAGCCCGCCTCGAGGCCCTCGATCGACACCTCGAGCTCGGACGGCAGGTGCAGCGCGTCGGCGACGACAGCGACCGTGTTCGACTCGTGCACGACGAGCGTGTTCTTGGCGGCCTCACCGGTCAGCGTCACCGGGACGTCCACCTGGATCTTCTCGCCACGCTTCACGATCAGCAGGTCGACGTGCTCGAAGGTGTCCTTGATCGGGTCACGCTGGATCGCCTTCGGCAGGGCGAACGTGGCGCCCGAGCCGCCGGCGATGTCGATCGTGAAAATCTGGTTGATGCCGCCATGACGAATGGCGGCCGCGAACTCACGGGCCGGCAGGGCGATGTGCTGCGGCTTCTCGCCGTGGCCGTACAGCACGGCTGGCACCAGACCCGCCCGGCGCGTGCGACGGGCACCACCCTTGCCGAACTCGGTACGGGGCTCGGCGCTGATCTTTACCTCGGACACGGGGAAACTCCTGAAACTCTTCGAAGCGGGCTGCGTCTAAGTCTGCGGCTGCGGTATCCGGCAGTGCTGCGGTGGTTTTTCGGCGCTGCCGGGCAAGAGGGCGCGCGGGCACAGGCCCGGAGCACCGCGTCGATGACGGCGCCTCGAGCGGACTGCGAACCTCAACAGCCCACGAGGCACCCTCGCCGTGGCAACCGCACTAGCTTACCTGCCACGATCGCGCATCATTCAGCGGGTCCGGCCACCTGGCGGCGTCCGCGCAAAATGACTCCCCGGCTGCAACTTGCACCACATGGGAAACGCCCGTCGGAAGACGGGCGTTCCCAAAGCGGCGAAGATCAGCTGAGGCCACCGAACAAAGTGGTCACCGAGCCGTCGTCGAACACCTCACGGATCGCCCGGGCCAGCAGCGGAGCGATCGACAACACAGTGATCTTGTCCAGCCGCTTCTCCGGCGAGAGCGGCAGAGTGTTCGTCACCACGAGCTCGCTGATCCGGCTGTTCTTCAACCGCTCGGTGGCCGGGTCGGAGAGCAGCGCGTGGGTCGAGGCCACGATCACGTCGGCCGCGCCCTCCTCGAAGAGGATGTCCGCCGCCTTGGTGATCGTGCCACCGGTGTCGATCATGTCGTCGACGATCAGGCAGACCCGGCCCTCGACCTCACCGACCA is part of the Actinoplanes sp. NBC_00393 genome and harbors:
- the cysN gene encoding sulfate adenylyltransferase subunit CysN, producing the protein MSQAVIQPDAAASRGMDLLRFATAGSVDDGKSTLIGRLLFDTKTIFEDQLEAVESASASRGDEYTNLALLTDGLRAEREQGITIDVAYRYFATPRRKFIIADTPGHIQYTRNMVTGASTADLALILVDARKGLVEQSRRHAFLTSLLRVPHLVLCVNKMDLVDWDQKVFERIADEFTSFAAKLDAPDLTIIPISALNGDNIATRSENSPWYEGPSLLHHLEHVHIASDRNLVDVRFPVQYVIRPQSTTVTDYRGYAGQVSSGILKPGDDVMVLPSGMTSTIASIDTADGPVDEAFPPMSVTVRLTDEIDISRGDMICRPHNAPTPAQDVEAMICWMDETAPLRVGGKYAIKHTTRTARTVVRGVQYRLDVNTLHRDESANELALNEIGRVRLRTTVPLLADEYRRNRTTGGFILIDETTNRTVGAGMIIEAS
- the cysD gene encoding sulfate adenylyltransferase subunit CysD; amino-acid sequence: MSQTKPYRVSHLDALEAESIFVMREVMAEFERPVLLFSGGKDSIVMLRLAEKAFAPARIPFPVMHVDTGHNFPEVLEYRDSRVATLGLNLVIASVQEAIDTGLVRELPDGTRNRIQTPVLLNAVEKYRFDALFGGARRDEEKARAKERMFSFRDEFGQWDPKNQRPELWALYNGRHHPGESIRVFPLSNWTELDVWHYIAKEKIPLPSIYYAHDREVVERNGMFYAVNEFIRLRDGETSEVRRVRYRTVGDASQTAAVLSDADTVDKVIDEVAATRITERGATRGDDKVSEAAMEDRKREGYF
- a CDS encoding 3'(2'),5'-bisphosphate nucleotidase CysQ — translated: MGEQTKTSARIAGQRDAGENGTPPVIDAAFARWLADRAGQVLLQVRNEMGYADPKALKAAGDQAAHDLLRAELARWRPADAVLSEEDEHARVAWPEGEESTTVRPDRLGASRVWIVDPLDGTREFSEEGRTDWAVHVALWTADSSNPSCLAAGAVAMPAQHRTLATDKPPAYPPMPLEAATGGAIRIAASRTRPPAFVTTLAEELGAELVPMGSAGVKIAAVISGEADAYVHAGGQYEWDSAAPVAVALATGLHASRIDGSPLSYNEADPKLPDLVVCRKDLAPRLLAALQRHLPQQ
- a CDS encoding sugar transferase, producing the protein MSQDVSEDRAGALTEPTAVLPVIRPEPARRTAAEHRAGPAGIRPDPSPGYGLANHPPANQGPQRPPRRGPALNQIPGPVAPLSPPPAGAGERNAAPRNVRSAPDPARNHAMERHWSTRPSRSQAARAANRPFVRARGRHAAMSRRQLWERRYVWALVLCDLVAGVVAGVVTFMIRFGDGVTAYNRGYLILSALLPAALLVVLAFFRAYERRYLFVGSDEYQRVIRGGVSLIAGASVVSYALDLDLARSYVLVALPVAIAAVVVARFVLRKRLHLARAHGENLRRVIVVGHELSVIGITRQLRRERYHGLEVVGACLPPGADGIGVTDLTVYGTFDDVASAVEQADADTVVVTSCPELDGAAVRRLAWQLERDEVDLVVASALVDVAGARTTIRPFDGLPMLHVEHPRLHGGSRLVKDVVDRAGALLLLILFGPVLLGVALCVSLTSRGPVLFRQVRVGRDGRHFRIFKFRSMYIDAEARLSELRHLNEHDGVLFKIRDDPRVTPVGRWLRRFSLDELPQLLNVLLGQMSLVGPRPPLPTEVAAYADDVRRRLAVKPGMTGLWQVSGRSDLSWEEAVRLDLRYVENWSLSLDLVILLRTVTAVARSSGAY
- the pth gene encoding aminoacyl-tRNA hydrolase is translated as MSDEAPWLVVGLGNPGREYAGNRHNVGFMVADLLASRTGAKFGRAKRAQAEAAECRLGFGGPRLILVKPLTYMNLSGAPVVSLAQFFKVPVSNVIAVHDELDVPFGQVRAKRGGGEGGHNGLRSMSKSLASKEYARVRFGISRPPGRQDPADYVLSDFSAVERKELDFLVDRAADVVEAIVLEGVEWAQNKYHGN